AATATCCCGTATAGGATCCCGGCACTTCTGCAACTTCCTCCGGTGTTCCCTGTGCGATCACAGTTCCGCCACCGTCTCCGCCTTCCGGTCCCATATCGATAATATAATCTGCCGTCTTTATCACGTCTAAATTATGCTCGATCACGATCACAGTGTTTCCACCATCCGAAAGTCTTCGCAGGATCTCGATCAGCTTATGGACATCTGCAAAATGGAGTCCTGTTGTCGGCTCATCGAGAATGTAAATCGTCTTGCCTGTGCTTCGCTTCGACAGTTCCGTTGCCAGTTTGATTCTTTGTGCCTCTCCACCGGAAAGTTCCGTTGATGGCTGTCCAAGTTTGACATACGACAGTCCCACATCATAGAGTGTCTGGATCTTTCTTGCGATTGCAGGTACATTTTCAAAGAATTTCAAAGCCTCTTCTACTGTCATGTCAAGCACATCATAGATGCTCTTACCTTTATATTTTACTTCTAATGTATCACGGTTATAACGCTTTCCACCACAAACCTCACACGGAACATATACGTCCGGCAGAAAATGCATCTCTATCTTTAAAATTCCATCACCTGAACATGCCTCACAGCGCCCTCCTTTTACATTGAAACTGAATCTTCCCTTCTTATATCCCTTCGCCTTCGCATCCGGTGTTGCAGCAAAAAGATCACGGATCATATCAAATACCCCTGTATACGTCGCAGGATTTGATCGCGGTGTTCTTCCGATCGGGGACTGGTCGATATCGATCACTTTGTCTAACTGTTCAATGCCAAGGATATCATCATGTTTGCCCGGAATACATCTTGCACGGTTTAAGTCTCTTGCCAGTCTTTTATATAATATTTCATTGGTGAGAGAACTCTTTCCCGAACCAGAAACACCTGTAATACAGGTCATGATACCAAGCGGAACCTTCACATCGATATTTTTAAGGTTATTCTCCCTCGCACCTTTTATTGTCAGAAATCCGGTCGGCTTTCTGCGCTCTGACGGAACCGGGATCTTAATTCTGCCGCTTAAATAAGCACCTGTCACAGAATTTTTATTTTTCATGATTTCTTCTGCAGTTCCGCACGCTACCACTTGTCCACCGTGCGCACCTGCACCGGGGCCGATATCCACTATATAATCCGCAGCAAGCATCGTATCCTCATCATGCTCTACAACGATCAGTGTATTTCCAAGATCTTTCAAATTCTTTAATGCACCAAGCAGCTTATCATTGTCTCTCTGGTGCAGACCAATAGACGGCTCATCTAAAATATAAGCCACACCCACAAGACCGGAGCCGATCTGAGTTGCCAGCCGGATACGCTGTGCCTCTCCACCGGAAAGCGTTCCAGTAGCACGGGACAGTGACAGATAATCGAGTCCGACTTCATTTAAAAATCCCACACGCGCACGGATTTCTTTTAAGATCTGATCTCCGATCAGATGCTGCTGATGACTTAACTCCATGTCATTCAGAAAACTTCCGAGACTTTTTACGGACATGGATGTAATCTCATAAATATTCTTATCCGCAACTGTAACAGCTAATGATTCTGCTTTCAGACGCTGTCCCTTACATGTTTCACACGGAGTGATACGCATAAACTGCTCATATTCCTGCTTCATGGTATCAGAACCGGTCTCACGGTATTTGCGCTGTACATTCCGGATCAGTCCCTCAAATGCCACATCATAAATACCTTCGCCACGCATTCCCTTATAATGTACCTTTAGTTCTTTGCCATCTGTTCCATGCAGGATCACGTATTTAATCTCATCCGGATAATCCTGAAACGGTGTCTCCAATGAAAAATGATATTCTTCGGTCAATGCTTTTAACACAGCATACGTAAAACTCGACGGATCTGTACAGGACTGCCATCCCATAACCTGGATTGCCCCCTCCGCAATTGAAAGACGCTTGTCCGGAATCATCAGATCCACATCAAACTCCATTTTATAACCAAGTCCGAAACAGGTCGGACACGCACCAAATGGATTATTAAATGAAAAACTCCGCGGTTCAATCTCTCCGATACTGATACCGCAGTCCGGACAGGAAAAACTCTCCGAGAACTGGATCGGCTCCCCATCGATCACATCCACCGTCATCAGTCCCTTTGACAACTCCAGTACATTTTCAATGGAATCTGATAAACGCTTCTCAATACCCGGTTTTACCATCAGACGGTCTACCACTATCTCGATATTATGCTTTTTATTCTTATCGAGTTTAATTTCCTCGGTCAGCTCATACATACTGCCATCTACGATCACACGCACATAACCGCTGCGCTTTGCCTGTTCTAACAGCTTCTGGTGCTCTCCTTTTCTTCCCCGTACCACCGGTGCTAAAAGCTGGATCTTAGTACGCTCCGGAAGTGTCATGATCTGATCGACCATCTGGTCAACTGTCTGTTTTTTAATCTCCCTGCCACACTTTG
The Roseburia rectibacter DNA segment above includes these coding regions:
- the uvrA gene encoding excinuclease ABC subunit UvrA, whose product is MKKTSERKYIKIRGANEHNLKNIDVDIPRDEFVVLTGLSGSGKSSLAFDTIYAEGQRRYMESLSSYARQFLGQMEKPNVEKIEGLSPAISIDQKSTNRNPRSTVGTVTEIYDYFRLLYARVGIPHCPKCGREIKKQTVDQMVDQIMTLPERTKIQLLAPVVRGRKGEHQKLLEQAKRSGYVRVIVDGSMYELTEEIKLDKNKKHNIEIVVDRLMVKPGIEKRLSDSIENVLELSKGLMTVDVIDGEPIQFSESFSCPDCGISIGEIEPRSFSFNNPFGACPTCFGLGYKMEFDVDLMIPDKRLSIAEGAIQVMGWQSCTDPSSFTYAVLKALTEEYHFSLETPFQDYPDEIKYVILHGTDGKELKVHYKGMRGEGIYDVAFEGLIRNVQRKYRETGSDTMKQEYEQFMRITPCETCKGQRLKAESLAVTVADKNIYEITSMSVKSLGSFLNDMELSHQQHLIGDQILKEIRARVGFLNEVGLDYLSLSRATGTLSGGEAQRIRLATQIGSGLVGVAYILDEPSIGLHQRDNDKLLGALKNLKDLGNTLIVVEHDEDTMLAADYIVDIGPGAGAHGGQVVACGTAEEIMKNKNSVTGAYLSGRIKIPVPSERRKPTGFLTIKGARENNLKNIDVKVPLGIMTCITGVSGSGKSSLTNEILYKRLARDLNRARCIPGKHDDILGIEQLDKVIDIDQSPIGRTPRSNPATYTGVFDMIRDLFAATPDAKAKGYKKGRFSFNVKGGRCEACSGDGILKIEMHFLPDVYVPCEVCGGKRYNRDTLEVKYKGKSIYDVLDMTVEEALKFFENVPAIARKIQTLYDVGLSYVKLGQPSTELSGGEAQRIKLATELSKRSTGKTIYILDEPTTGLHFADVHKLIEILRRLSDGGNTVIVIEHNLDVIKTADYIIDMGPEGGDGGGTVIAQGTPEEVAEVPGSYTGYYVKKYLERDRENCQES